Proteins co-encoded in one Siniperca chuatsi isolate FFG_IHB_CAS linkage group LG11, ASM2008510v1, whole genome shotgun sequence genomic window:
- the LOC122884775 gene encoding golgin subfamily A member 6-like protein 22 isoform X2: protein MENRQLIYEIEILRQANETMEEYIRYNEKLCSKNDELKLNNEQLARDNNHLAVQIEVLKKENRDLQTTLDNYSHKLQREAVWRTKKALQEENERLQETVKDLTQKLQYPSYRRWYDSVFGSNQSESEKEGEQERQDARGREEETEGEERKMATEDERDMEKAEDRGEQCSEDENVEFKTWLEFWTNSEVKQKEEEEDEMDLFVQAESTVCTEWNTGKAEGREEEEDEMDLFVLAESTFCTEVADSGETLQKKPSRWKRFLKFFTRGSKKKKKNKKKKKEESKTDGDGDSDQQHPPKEEEPIPGCSYMNADGWVAYPTRNQPNPGRGSLKVS from the exons ATGGAAAACCGACAGCTGATCTATGAGATTGAGATTCTCCGCCAAGCCAACGAGACTATGGAAGAATATATACGTTACAATGAGAAGCTGTGTAGCAAAAACGACGAACTTAAGCTAAACAATGAGCAACTCGCTCGTGATAATAATCACCTGGCCGTTCAGATCGAGGTGCTGAAGAAGGAAAA cagggaCCTGCAAACAACGCTGGACAACTACAGCCATAAATTACAGAGGGAAGCCGTGTGGAGGACGAAAAAGGCTTTGCAAGAGGAGAACGAGAGGCTGCAGGAAACAGTCAAAGACCTAACACAGAAGCTCCAGTACCCGAGTTATCGAAGATGGTATGATAGCGTATTCGGCTCTAATCAGTCCGAGTCGGAGAAGGAGGGCGAGCAGGAGAGGCAGGACGCACGGGGCAGGGAGGAGGAAacggagggagaggaaaggaagatgGCGACGGAGGACGAGAGGGACATGGAGAAGGCCGAGGACAGGGGAGAGCAGTGCAGCGAAGACGAGAACGTGGAATTTAAGACCTGGTTAGAGTTTTGGACAAACTCTGAAGTgaagcagaaagaggaagaggaggatgagatgGACCTTTTCGTGCAGGCTGAAAGCACCGTCTGCACTGAGTGGAACACGGGAAAGGCTGAgggcagggaggaagaggaggatgagatgGACCTTTTCGTGCTGGCTGAAAGCACCTTCTGCACTGAGGTGGCCGACTCTGGAGAAACCCTCCAGAAAAAGCCTTCTCGGTGGAAGAGATTCTTAAAGTTCTTCACCCGTGGatccaagaagaagaagaagaacaagaagaagaagaaggaggagtcCAAAACAGATGGCGACGGTGACAGCGACCAACAGCACCCACCCAAAGAAGAAGAACCGATACCAGGATGTTCTTACATGAACGCCGATGGCTGGGTGGCTTATCCTACGAGGAACCAACCAAACCCAGGAAGGGGGTCCTTGAAGGTTTCTTAG
- the LOC122884775 gene encoding golgin subfamily A member 6-like protein 22 isoform X1 — MENRQLIYEIEILRQANETMEEYIRYNEKLCSKNDELKLNNEQLARDNNHLAVQIEVLQKKNRDLQTTLDNYSHKLQREAVWRTKKALQEENERLQETVKDLTQKLQYPSYRRWYDSVFGSNQSESEKEGEQERQDARGREEETEGEERKMATEDERDMEKAEDRGEQCSEDENVEFKTWLEFWTNSEVKQKEEEEDEMDLFVQAESTVCTEWNTGKAEGREEEEDEMDLFVLAESTFCTEVADSGETLQKKPSRWKRFLKFFTRGSKKKKKNKKKKKEESKTDGDGDSDQQHPPKEEEPIPGCSYMNADGWVAYPTRNQPNPGRGSLKVS, encoded by the exons ATGGAAAACCGACAGCTGATCTATGAGATTGAGATTCTCCGCCAAGCCAACGAGACTATGGAAGAATATATACGTTACAATGAGAAGCTGTGTAGCAAAAACGACGAACTTAAGCTAAACAATGAGCAACTCGCTCGTGATAATAATCACCTGGCCGTTCAGATCGAGGT GCTgcagaagaaaaacagggaCCTGCAAACAACGCTGGACAACTACAGCCATAAATTACAGAGGGAAGCCGTGTGGAGGACGAAAAAGGCTTTGCAAGAGGAGAACGAGAGGCTGCAGGAAACAGTCAAAGACCTAACACAGAAGCTCCAGTACCCGAGTTATCGAAGATGGTATGATAGCGTATTCGGCTCTAATCAGTCCGAGTCGGAGAAGGAGGGCGAGCAGGAGAGGCAGGACGCACGGGGCAGGGAGGAGGAAacggagggagaggaaaggaagatgGCGACGGAGGACGAGAGGGACATGGAGAAGGCCGAGGACAGGGGAGAGCAGTGCAGCGAAGACGAGAACGTGGAATTTAAGACCTGGTTAGAGTTTTGGACAAACTCTGAAGTgaagcagaaagaggaagaggaggatgagatgGACCTTTTCGTGCAGGCTGAAAGCACCGTCTGCACTGAGTGGAACACGGGAAAGGCTGAgggcagggaggaagaggaggatgagatgGACCTTTTCGTGCTGGCTGAAAGCACCTTCTGCACTGAGGTGGCCGACTCTGGAGAAACCCTCCAGAAAAAGCCTTCTCGGTGGAAGAGATTCTTAAAGTTCTTCACCCGTGGatccaagaagaagaagaagaacaagaagaagaagaaggaggagtcCAAAACAGATGGCGACGGTGACAGCGACCAACAGCACCCACCCAAAGAAGAAGAACCGATACCAGGATGTTCTTACATGAACGCCGATGGCTGGGTGGCTTATCCTACGAGGAACCAACCAAACCCAGGAAGGGGGTCCTTGAAGGTTTCTTAG